One window from the genome of Rhodopirellula halodulae encodes:
- a CDS encoding LamG-like jellyroll fold domain-containing protein, giving the protein MMNDTTIYDLIERHFIGELTEKQQRELRDALKANKKYRDRFRESALISAELRHLASELTIQPSVETRSKSSPAFRSGWLSIAIAATVLLALGGGLLFWRADLPATSSSIATLLDGYQYEFDAANAPASDEFGVGDYTLTQGAVTLLFENGVKVVVESPADFSLVSAMQMQLDRGRVRAVVPESGHGFVLATPQGNIEDLGTEFGVYVGADRDAELHVFAGEVNLLQQTQASQRFSEDTAVRLVSGNRERLTSTNDAAFATSAMIGYQRWQESQRQWREDPSTVLYFDFEDRFEHKVDARQTDGRSSRLADRKLAGNPNDGDVRGCIWATGRWSGKGALLFENADDRVELEIPGEFDAVTIMAWIQVNRLDNALQAVFNTRDWQAGEHHWNLLRDGAFRVGVSGAFARSCSHQRVPLGRWTHIAAVIDAHRGQAAYYIDGQRIDLATWQPNGPVRFGPTTLGSFGETSDDDSKSVTFSRDFRGRIDEFAVLRRLLSDEEIRLAYLDGNGFD; this is encoded by the coding sequence ATGATGAACGATACAACCATCTACGATCTGATCGAGCGGCACTTCATCGGCGAGTTGACGGAGAAGCAACAGCGGGAACTGCGAGATGCCTTGAAAGCGAACAAGAAGTATCGCGATCGCTTCCGAGAATCTGCATTGATCTCCGCTGAGTTGCGACATTTGGCGAGTGAATTAACAATTCAGCCTTCGGTGGAGACAAGGTCCAAGTCGAGTCCGGCTTTTCGAAGTGGGTGGTTGTCCATCGCGATCGCGGCAACGGTTTTGCTTGCCTTGGGCGGAGGCCTGTTGTTCTGGCGAGCTGATCTGCCGGCAACCTCGTCGTCGATTGCGACTTTGCTGGACGGCTATCAGTACGAGTTTGATGCGGCCAATGCACCAGCGAGCGATGAGTTTGGTGTCGGCGATTACACCCTGACTCAGGGAGCGGTCACGTTGCTGTTTGAGAATGGCGTGAAGGTGGTGGTCGAATCACCGGCTGACTTCTCATTGGTCAGTGCGATGCAAATGCAACTTGATCGGGGACGGGTGCGTGCGGTTGTGCCGGAGTCAGGCCACGGATTTGTGCTGGCGACGCCCCAAGGAAACATCGAAGACTTGGGAACTGAATTTGGTGTCTACGTCGGTGCGGATCGTGATGCAGAATTGCATGTGTTCGCCGGTGAAGTCAATTTGCTTCAGCAGACGCAGGCTTCCCAACGATTTTCCGAAGACACCGCGGTGCGATTGGTCAGCGGAAACCGTGAACGATTGACATCGACCAACGATGCTGCGTTCGCGACAAGTGCCATGATCGGTTATCAGCGTTGGCAGGAGAGCCAACGACAATGGAGGGAGGATCCATCGACCGTTTTGTATTTCGATTTCGAAGACCGATTCGAACACAAAGTTGATGCGAGACAAACAGATGGTCGGTCCAGCCGACTGGCGGATCGAAAGCTTGCCGGCAACCCAAACGATGGTGACGTCCGCGGATGCATTTGGGCCACTGGGCGATGGAGTGGCAAAGGGGCATTGTTGTTTGAGAACGCGGACGATCGAGTCGAGCTGGAAATTCCGGGTGAGTTTGATGCGGTCACCATCATGGCGTGGATCCAAGTGAATCGCTTGGACAACGCTCTGCAGGCGGTGTTCAACACGCGTGATTGGCAAGCCGGCGAACATCACTGGAACCTGCTTCGAGACGGAGCGTTTCGTGTTGGGGTGTCAGGTGCTTTTGCAAGAAGCTGCAGTCACCAACGTGTGCCTCTGGGACGTTGGACTCACATCGCCGCGGTGATTGATGCACACCGCGGTCAGGCGGCTTACTACATCGATGGCCAGCGAATTGATCTCGCGACTTGGCAACCCAACGGTCCCGTTCGGTTCGGTCCGACAACGCTCGGCTCGTTTGGTGAGACCAGCGATGATGATTCGAAATCGGTAACGTTCAGTCGTGACTTCCGAGGTCGGATCGACGAATTTGCCGTTCTTCGCAGGCTGCTTTCCGATGAAGAGATCCGTTTGGCTTACCTAGACGGAAATGGCTTCGATTGA
- a CDS encoding phosphate acyltransferase — protein sequence MQNFASLFEQADRLQPRVPVAVAGGDDTTVIEALAETTRRGWTQPLLCGDCPSMQRTADQCGVDHSLFQWVEADRPASTAVALIKESRAAMLMKGQIATPDLMRAVLDSQSGLRTGATIGQIVLMEIPKDDRCFLLTDTGINLRPSTEQLFEMISGAATISQSIGCRSPHVAMMAASEKENQAMPETLLASMLQEMKSTYSHNTSQTGQVDFTLHGPTSFDLAYSKTAIQRKRLTDERFHVADVMVFPNLLSANLTVKAIMYTAECSFGGTLFGAACPIVFMSRADDVATRIRSIAFALSQVTCSA from the coding sequence ATGCAAAATTTTGCGAGCTTGTTTGAGCAAGCCGACCGCCTCCAACCGCGAGTCCCCGTCGCGGTCGCGGGTGGCGACGACACGACGGTCATCGAGGCGCTTGCCGAAACCACCCGACGCGGTTGGACACAACCATTGCTGTGCGGCGATTGCCCATCCATGCAACGAACAGCCGACCAGTGTGGCGTGGACCATTCACTATTCCAATGGGTGGAAGCCGATCGCCCGGCGAGTACCGCGGTCGCATTGATTAAAGAATCGCGTGCGGCGATGTTGATGAAAGGTCAAATCGCAACACCTGACCTGATGCGGGCCGTGCTCGACTCTCAATCAGGACTTCGTACAGGTGCCACCATTGGGCAAATCGTGCTGATGGAAATCCCAAAAGACGATCGCTGCTTTTTATTGACGGACACCGGCATCAATCTTCGGCCGTCAACGGAGCAGTTGTTTGAAATGATTTCCGGCGCAGCAACCATCAGTCAATCCATTGGATGCCGATCTCCGCATGTCGCCATGATGGCGGCATCGGAGAAAGAAAATCAAGCGATGCCCGAAACCCTTCTGGCTTCGATGCTTCAGGAGATGAAATCGACGTACTCCCACAATACAAGTCAGACTGGCCAAGTTGACTTCACGCTTCACGGACCAACGTCATTCGACTTGGCTTATTCAAAGACCGCGATCCAACGCAAACGTCTGACTGACGAACGGTTTCATGTTGCCGACGTGATGGTCTTTCCCAATCTGCTGTCAGCAAACCTGACCGTCAAAGCGATCATGTACACCGCCGAATGCTCTTTCGGTGGGACGCTCTTCGGAGCCGCGTGTCCGATTGTGTTCATGTCGCGTGCCGATGACGTGGCGACGCGAATCCGTTCCATTGCTTTCGCATTATCGCAGGTGACTTGTTCGGCTTGA
- a CDS encoding enoyl-CoA hydratase, with amino-acid sequence MALSSQESNVLVHHDGGITTITLNRENKRNALSLELLQQLETVLVTCEKDRDCRVIILRAAGKVFSSGHDLKQMVDRSAEEYEALFAQCSQTMQRVRSLPQPVIAEIQGIATAAGCQLVASCDLAIASEDALFATPGVKIGLFCTTPMVPLVRSIPPKIAMEMLLTGDPLSADRAFQIGLINRVVPQQDLASTTREMAQKIAAASKHTIAIGKRAFYEQLSLSEADAYTKSVGVMTENSLHADAKEGIQAFLEKRTPVWQT; translated from the coding sequence ATGGCATTGAGTTCGCAGGAATCGAATGTTTTGGTTCATCACGATGGCGGCATCACCACCATCACGCTGAATCGTGAAAACAAACGCAACGCGTTGTCGCTCGAACTGCTGCAGCAACTGGAAACTGTGTTGGTGACTTGCGAAAAGGATCGTGACTGTCGCGTCATCATTCTCCGCGCAGCGGGAAAAGTATTCTCTTCCGGCCATGACCTGAAGCAAATGGTCGATCGGTCCGCGGAGGAATACGAAGCTCTCTTCGCCCAGTGTTCGCAAACCATGCAGCGTGTTCGTTCCCTTCCTCAACCAGTCATCGCTGAAATCCAAGGCATCGCGACCGCGGCGGGCTGCCAACTGGTCGCTTCCTGCGATCTGGCCATTGCCAGCGAAGATGCGCTCTTCGCCACGCCAGGCGTGAAGATTGGTCTGTTCTGCACCACGCCGATGGTTCCCTTGGTTCGAAGCATCCCGCCAAAGATCGCGATGGAGATGTTGCTAACCGGTGATCCATTGTCCGCGGATCGTGCCTTTCAAATTGGATTGATCAATCGAGTCGTTCCGCAGCAAGACCTTGCCAGTACAACACGTGAGATGGCGCAGAAGATCGCCGCTGCCAGCAAACACACGATCGCGATTGGCAAGCGAGCTTTCTACGAGCAACTGTCGCTCTCCGAAGCCGATGCCTACACTAAATCGGTTGGCGTGATGACCGAAAATTCATTGCACGCGGACGCGAAGGAAGGTATTCAAGCTTTCTTAGAAAAGCGAACGCCCGTCTGGCAAACCTGA
- a CDS encoding phosphonatase-like hydrolase gives MAGTTVDENNVVYKTVRQAINQAGYSFTQEQVQTIGAGKEKCQAIRDVLASDGKEHRESEVQDIFSNFKGMLREAYRTLGVSEQPDATATFRELRTQGIKVVLNTGYDRSTAEKLIHKIGWVVGEDFDALVTASDVESGRPAPDMIFLAMALTGVEESSHVIKVGDSQIDIEEGHNAGCGMSLGITTGAQSESELMEANPTSVIHGLRELLHLVDPCHQTTA, from the coding sequence ATGGCAGGAACCACCGTCGACGAGAACAACGTCGTCTACAAAACCGTTCGTCAAGCTATCAACCAAGCGGGCTATTCGTTCACGCAAGAACAAGTCCAAACGATCGGTGCGGGCAAAGAAAAATGCCAGGCCATTCGCGATGTGTTGGCTTCGGATGGGAAGGAACATCGCGAATCCGAAGTACAAGACATCTTTTCAAATTTCAAAGGCATGCTTCGCGAAGCCTATCGGACACTGGGCGTCAGCGAGCAACCGGATGCCACCGCCACCTTCCGCGAACTGCGTACGCAAGGCATCAAGGTCGTCCTGAACACGGGATATGATCGCTCAACTGCGGAGAAACTGATTCATAAGATTGGCTGGGTAGTGGGCGAAGACTTCGACGCTTTGGTCACGGCATCCGATGTCGAAAGCGGTCGCCCAGCCCCCGATATGATTTTCTTGGCGATGGCACTGACTGGCGTAGAAGAAAGCTCGCATGTCATCAAGGTGGGCGATTCTCAAATCGACATCGAGGAAGGCCACAACGCAGGTTGCGGCATGTCTCTGGGCATCACCACCGGCGCTCAATCCGAATCGGAATTGATGGAAGCAAACCCCACTTCTGTCATTCATGGTTTGCGAGAATTGCTGCACCTTGTCGACCCATGCCACCAAACCACCGCCTGA